Below is a genomic region from Telmatobacter sp. DSM 110680.
ACTCTCCATCTGGTAGGCGCCGCCCATCATCCCGGATGGCGTGTCGAGAGGTACGCCACTCGTATATTCAAAGCTCTCTCCCGGCTTTAGGACTGGTTGTTCCCCGACAACACCTGGTCCCTTGACCTCGGTCAGTTCGCCACGCGCATTCGAGATCATCCAGTGCCGGCTCAGCAGGTGCACCGTTTCCGGTCCCTGGTTCTCGATGATCACTCGATAAGCCCAAAAATACTGCGAGCTTTCCGGCGATGATCTCGCCTCAAGGTAAGTTGGCTCAACGCTCACCGCGATTCCTCGAGTGTTTGCCACATACGGTGCCCATTTGGCCATGGAGAAAGTTTAGATCAAGATGGAGACGCCGTATCACTTATGTCTGGGGTCGCGTGATTCTTCAATCGTCCCTTCGCCTTGACCCGGCGGAGCGCCCACTCGTATGCTCGGGAACGATTACGCGTATGTGCTGCATCGGGTTGCGCCATCGCGGGGAGAGCCAAGCATGAGTTCGATCGCATCTGCCACCACGCCTGTTCATCGGTTTGCCGCGCAACCCCTGCTGGTTCGTCGCGCG
It encodes:
- the apaG gene encoding Co2+/Mg2+ efflux protein ApaG, encoding MAKWAPYVANTRGIAVSVEPTYLEARSSPESSQYFWAYRVIIENQGPETVHLLSRHWMISNARGELTEVKGPGVVGEQPVLKPGESFEYTSGVPLDTPSGMMGGAYQMESESGEHFDIEIPTFSLDRPNQGAFLN